A segment of the Methanothermococcus thermolithotrophicus DSM 2095 genome:
ACTATCATAATAACAAACTAATGGCCAGTGGTGTGTTAGATCCTAATAGTGCGAAACTTAAAGAGTTTAAAATAACACAAGATTTAAAAGACCTATGGGCTGAAAGACATGAAAAGAATGTAAAGGAAGAATTAGATAAGTTAGCTGAGGAGTATTATCCCATAGTGTCGGCTATAGCGTATGATTCAAAGGATGGCTGGAGCATAGTTTCCATAATGGTTCCTGATTCGTGGTATTATTTACAAGACTATGAAAAAGATAGAGTTGCGAATGCAATTGGTAAAGACCTAGATCGCATAGTTGGGACTTACCGTACAGTATGGGTATTTGACGAGTATGGAAAACATATTGGTGACATATCTTACAGTGTGTGGGATGAAAGATACAAATTCAAAAAATCAGACTAATCACTCCAAACAATAATCAAATTTAATAAATTTTCTCATTTTGGGGTATCAAATATATATCTAAGGTTTTCGTATTTTTATTGTAAATGGTTTATTTTTTTCATATATCACCACTGATCATAATAAATTATATGTTTGATTGACCCATAATTTATCAAAATAAGATACGCAAATTAACGAGAGGAAAACATGAGCTCATCAACATTAAAAATAATTTCAAAAATGCCCGAAGAAATTCGGAAAATCCTTTGGATTTTCTCTCCTCACTCGCTAACGCTCGTGATTCCAAAAGACAAAGGATTTAGAGAAATTACAAAAGAAGAACTGGAAAATAATTATAAAAAACTTAAAAATAAGGATTTTTGGGGAACAGAAGAGGAATTATTTGAATTACTGGAAGATTAAAATTTATATTAAAATATAAACACTGGAAACTTCAGAGCTCACCACTTACTTAAAAATCCAAAAATTTAAAAAAGTGATACCATGCTATTCATCACAGGAACAGATACCGGAGTTGGTAAAACTTACGTTTCATCCATTTTAGGAAATATTTTAAAAGAAAAAGGCGTTAATGTTGGATACATAAAACCAATAGAATCAGGGGGAGTAGAGGACACAACAACCTTAAAAAATACATTGAATTTGGATGATGATTTGAATTTAATAAATCCAATAAACCTAAAAAATCCATTATCCCCAAATATTGCCTTTGAAGTTGAAAATTACAACATTTCTTTGGATGAAATAAAAAATAAAATAAAAGATTCATTTGAAATTTTAAAAAATAAATACGATTTTTTAATTGTCGAAGGAGCTGGCGGAGTTTGTGTTCCAATAAAAGATAATTTTTTAATGTCTGATTTAATAAAATTCTTAGAGCTCCCTGCAGTTGTAGTTTCAAGACCTAACTTAGGAACCATAAACCATACGATTTTAACAATCGAGCATTTGAGAAATAAAGGCATAGAAGTTAAAGGAGTTATTATCAACTGCATAACAGATTTAAAAGATGTTCTTTACTATGAAAAAACCTTTGAAACTATAGAAAAATGTGGAGGTATAGATATTATAGGTATCGTTAAAAATAAAAATGATTACGAGCTCGATATTGAGAAGATTTTAAAATAATCCCCGTACTAGTTTAACTGCATTATACCTGCACATTTCATGACAGCAATAGCACTTGATACATTTTTTTAAATCTATTTTTAGGTTGTGTATCGCATTTACAGGACATATTTTTTCACAAATTCCGCACTTAACACAGCTACGTTTATTTATCCTTGGTTTAGGAATCATGAATGAGAATATCATTTTTGTTAATTTAGTCGATACAAATGGAAGGAACGGGATTATTGAATTTAAAACTACAGTATCTGGCTTTTTAAAGTTCATTCTCTCAATGGATTCAAGAGGTACTTCTTTATTATCATCTGCATTTATAACTTTGAAATCTGTTTTTAAGTATTTGTTAGTCAGGATGTCGTCCATTTTATAGCCAATATAATAAGAGGCAAACATATCAAGTGCTATAGGACTTTTTGATCCAATTACTATTCTGGAGTTTATAGGTCTTCCATTGCTTGGTCCATTTCCTTCTAAGCCCCATATACCGTCCATGATTGTTACAATATTCTTATTTTCAGTTATTTTATTATACAATTCAACGAGCAGATCTGCAAAATCAGATTCTTTTGGGAAGTATTTGTGTAATTTTGGTTTTAAACCGCCTGGAATGCAACCGTATAAGTTCTTGACAGCTCCGGTGTACTTCATCAACATATGGGTTTTTAACTTTGGAAGGTTTACTATGAGCTCGCACTCTTGAACAGTTTTTGGAATTCTTATTTCATGATTGCATATTTTTTCTATAATATATTCGTCACTTTCAAATGCAATATATGGTATTTCATGTCTTCTACAGACGTTTTCAAGACCAGAGACTGTAAAGGATTTCTTAGTTGAAAATCCGGAAGATTCGCCCACTATAATTTTTCCATCAAAGTTATTTTTAAGATATTTCAATACCCAGTCTAAAAATTTCCAGTGTGTGGTTACACATCTATCTGCAGGATACGGCCCCAGTATGTTAGGTTTCACTAGGATTTTATCGCAGTTATCAAAATCTACTTCATTAAATATTAAATCTAGAATTTTATTGTCGAGCTCTTCGTAATCATTTTTTGTAGAATAATATACTTTCTCCATAATAACTACCTGTTATACAAGATGACACCAATATCTCGTTGTTGTTATTTAAATTATTAGTTAAATTACCTATAAAAAATTTTAATATACTACATATGCCTAAATTTTGTAATATCAAAAATTATATATGATATTATATATTAAAAATTATATTAATAATAATACTGACAATATTAATGAGGGGAGGTGCGGGTATGTTATATATTCCCATAATTTAAAATATTAATATATGTTGATATTATTAAATAATTAATGTGGAATAATTATATATATGATAAGGTCATGTAGATGTATATGTGGTAGCAAAAATACAACAAAAGTTCATATATTATGAATAATATATTGTTGGAGGGAGGGCACGATAGAACCTATAGATGTTTTAAAAATAAATGCAAATAGACCAACACTTGATGGTAATAATATAGATATAACGGATGTAAGATTATTTAGGGCTTTAAGGTTTGCTTGGGAAAAATGTATGGGGAGAGGGGCAAATGTAATGGCGTACATGTCTGGAAGGACATTTGGAAAATCATTAAATCTAAAAACCATAGATGAAATGATCGAATTCGCCAAAAATTATAAAATAGGCATTATCACGGTGGTAAATAAAAACCCGCTACAAATAAGGGTGGATGAATGTATGACATGTTCGGGATTACCCAACATGGAAAAACCATTATGTTACTTTGAAGGGGGATTTATAGTGGGGTGTTTGGAAGGTATAGTAAATAAGAAAGTTAAAATTAATGAAACTCACTGTATTGGATTGGGGGATGATTTCTGCCAGTTTGAGGTTAGTACGTATCCACTATACATATTTAAATAGCTTTTTATTTTTTAATTTTGATTAATTACATATATTACTACCTAAATTATTTTTTTATATTATTTTAATCAAATTTTAATTTATTTTTATTTTAAAGGTGTATTATCATGGAATTTAAATATATCGATGCTCACTGTCATATCGAAGATAAATCCTTTAACAAAAATAGGGATGAAATTGTTAAAAATGCAAAAGATAATGGTGTGGAAATTGTTACAAGCGGGGCTAGTTTAGGAGGATGTAAGAGAGCTCTGAATTTTAAAAAAGAATATGGGATTTATTTAACATTGGGATTCCATCCTGGGAGAACTAAAGCTCAAGATAATGTGGTAGATAAAGTTTACAACCTAATCAGAGAAAATGAAAAGGAACTCTTGGCAGTTGGGGAAGTTGGATTGGATATAAATGTACAAAATTTGGATCGTCAGAAAATTGTTTTTGAGAAATTTGTAGGTCTAGCGGAAGAGCTAAACAAACCAGTAATAATCCATGGTAGGGGTTTGGAAAAGGAATGTTTTGATGTGTTGAATAACAGGGTAGTTTCAATGTTTCATTGCTATAGTGGAAGTATTAATTTGGCAAAAGAGCTGATTGAAAACGGCCATTATGTTTCCCTTTCTACACTGGTTTGTTTTTCAAAAGACCATCAAAATTTAGTTGAAAATTTAGATTTGGAAAATATTGTAGTCGAAACAGATAGCCCTTATCTATCCCCAATAAAGGGAGAGAAAAATGAACCTAAAAATGTCATAAAAGTAGTTGAAAAAATATGGGAAATAAAAAAGGAGGAATATTCTCTGGCTGAAATCACTAAGATTATATATGATAACACAAAAAAATTATACCGTATTTAAGGTATTTAATCAATGGACTAAATTTTTAAATACCAATCAACATGTTGGATTCTTATCAGGTGAAAATGTGACAGAACTTATTGCTTCGTTGATGACAATAATGAGTGTTGAAGAAGGTTTAAAAAGTCAGGTTGCAGATTGTATTAGAGTTAGGGCAATGTGTGAAAAAAGAGAACTAAAAGATGATGATATTGTGGCAATTTTTAATGTTCACGGAACTACAAGCTATCAGGTTTTTTTCATAGATAAGGATACTACAATTGAAGACATAAAAAATGAGTTAAATAAATTGGGTACGAGATTGAACTATGATTCTGAAGAGGTTTTGAAGAAGTATATTGAAAAAATGCAATGATAAAATAAATCATTTAATGCTTGAGATAAAGTGAGATTATGAAGGATGCAAGGGGAATCGATAAACAGTGGGTAATTTTAAATGAATTGGCATTTAAAATATCCGAGGAAAGACCAGTTCCAGAGGAGGTCTTTTCAAGGTTAAGGATAGCAAACAATGTTATTACGTATTATTTATTGGATGAACATGCCTCTTATGACTCTTTAAAGGATGCTGAAGCTGAACTTTCAAGAGTTCAGGGCATACTTTTTGGTTTATGCGATCATGAACTGGCTATGGAGTATCTTGAAAAAATGGGAAAGGCCTTAAGAAATGAGCTCGATGTTAAATTCCCTATTAAAAAATCCTCATTTAACAGTGAAGTGAAATCAAGAAAGGATGTTGAATCTATAAGGGTTAAACTACAAAAGGAGATTCAAGTAGAAATATTGGGGGAGTTAAGTGAATTACACGGGGTTGTTTTTGAATATAGCCGAGAGGACGAGGACAAAGTGTTAATTGATGGAGAAAAGAGAAGGGTAATAACTGCACTTAAAGATTTTTCAGTTATTTGGAACGAATGAATCTACATTTTTATTGATATTATATGTCCCATGTTCCTCTTAGTTTTGATATACTTTATATTGTTATTATAATTATATGCTCATCATTTGATTGTTTGACTGTTTTTAATAAAATATATAAATTTAGATTATTTAATATTATATTTGATAAAAAAAGAAAATAAAAGTATTTCTGTTTTAGAGTAATTTGTTGAATGGGTGGGTGTCTACTGCAGCTGTTCCTAATTCTTTTGCAGCTTCTGCAATTACCATGTCAGTCATTGCAACTGCAGGGAATGCTAATTGTGCGTTGTCAATAGGACCGTAGAGAACAAAGTCACCAGCACCCATTGTCTGAACTATGTTTGCACCGATGTCACATACGTGGTGAACATCTTTTGCGAGCTGTGTTAATCCTTCTTCTCTTAATCCTTTTCTAAATTCTCTCAGCCAGTCCCATGCTGATGGAATGTTGTGGATACCGCTACCTACTGGTAATCCTAATTTAGCTTTAACAGCAAATGATGCTCTAACTGCTGGACCTGCACCGTTACCGAGTGGTGTAACAGCAACGTCGATTAATGGGTATTTGATACCTGCTTTTTCAGCGAGCTCTAACATTCCAGTATCTGCTGTTTTTCCACCATCTAATAAAACGTTTAATTTACCTTCAACTGATGGGTCCATAGGGTCGAAACATAAAACGATTGAAGCTTCGAGGTCACTTTCTACTAAGTTTTGGAATTCTGCTTCTTCAATTGAAACGTTGATAGAGTTGTAAATACACTGGCTTGCATATCCTGCTTCTGTAGCTCTCCTCGCAGCAGCCATTCTTGCTTCCCCTGATGTGGAGTCAAGGAGCATTGGTCCATCCCAAACTTCAGCAACAAAATCAATATATTTAGTAAGTGCTTCAGGGTTACCACCGAATACCTGAACAAGCGCAGGGTTTCCTGTTATATCTTCCATTTCAGCCTGCTTGTTTATTAAATCTTCAGCAGCCTTTTTGTCGAAAATACCTTTTCTTTCATCTTCTACTATTTTGTGTCTTGCGTAGAATATGGTTCCAGATAAACCTGTTGGATATTCTCCTGGCTGACCACCAAATTTCCTTCCTGCGATTTCAATTACCATCTGTTCTTTATCGAATTTGAACATCTATTACCACCTCATGACGACCTTTATTTTATAAATTGAAATAATGGCAATATTTTTCCAAGTACAACCACAATTACAAATCCTATTATAAATCCATAAACAATACCAACGTCTCTACCTGCTTTTTTACCTAACCTTTGTACTATTTCAGCATTGGTATTTTCTACGGTTTCATCTATCTCGGATAATTTTTCCTGCAATTTTTTAAAATCCTTTGATGGAGTAACAACTGTGGGAATTTCAGACATTTAATCACCCTAGTAAGAGTTTTAATATAATTGGGATCCCAATTAAAACAACGGCGAATAATGAGCCTAATAATGCCCCTTCAACTGCTTGGGATTGAACTCCTGAAGCTAAACCAAGATCCCTTGTAATTAAGCCTACTTTGTATTCCAAGCTGTCTAAGAGTTTTTTTGTGTATTCTAAATCCGGCTCTGCAACTGTTGGAATACCTTCAATTGAAAGACCTTCTTCATCCCCACCTTCGCCGGCACCGCCGCCACCTTCTAAATCTAAAACTACCGCGTCCTCATCGATAGCACCAGGGTCTTTTGAGATGCAGTCTTTAATAGCTTGTGCTATTTTACCGGTGTCTTCTACGTCGATTAAATCTACAATTTCAACGATTTGTCTTTGGAATCTTTCAACTGCATCTGGGCCAACGTTTTCCAAGAATGGAATAGCTCCTTTAGCACCGATGATTCCACCATCGTCTCCAATACCATTTTCGTGTAATGCCTTAAAGCACTGTCCTGTAATGTGTCCTTGAACTTCAGAACCACATAATACCATGAATCTAATGTTTGGGTTTGAAATGTAGTTGGCTACAACTTTTTCAATTCCAAGATTTTCTGTGTGGCAAGGTCCTGAGAGAGCCGCACCTGCTTCAATAGCAGCCTCATCTAAACCGTGGGAACCTAAGGTTATAACACCTACACAGCTTTCAGGGTTTCCCACTACATACTCACCACTTACAACTGGCCATCCTGATGCAGGGGCTTTTTTATCTGCCATGTTTTAGCACCTCCAAATTATAACGAGAATATCAATAAGGACAGGAATAATCCTATTGCAATACCTTGAATTTTTCCGTTATAGTATCCTGAATTGAATTTTGCAATTAGTGCAGCATCGTTTATTTTTTCATAAATCATTCTCATTCTAGTTTCCAATAATGCTACTTCTGGTGAAGTAGGCTTTATTGAGGTGGATTCATCGTCTCCGGCTCCACCGCCGCCACCTTCTAAATCTAAAACTACCGCGTCCTCATCGATAGCACCAGGGTCTTTTGAGATGCAGTCTTTAATAGCTTGTGCTATTTTACCGGTGTCTTCTACGTCGATTAAATCTACAATTTCAACGATTTGTCTTTGGAATCTTTCAACTGCATCTGGGCCAACGTTTTCCAAGAATGGAATAGCTCCTTTAGCACCGATGATTCCACCATCGTCTCCAATACCATTTTCGTGTAATGCCTTAAAGCACTGTCCTGTAATGTGTCCTTGAACTTCAGAACCACATAATACCATGAATCTAATGTTTGGGTTTGAAATGTAGTTGGCTACAACTTTTTCAATTCCAAGATTTTCTGTGTGGCAAGGTCCTGAGAGAGCCGCACCTGCTTCAATAGCAGCCTCATCTAAACCGTGGGAACCTAAGGTTATAACACCTACACAGCTTTCAGGGTTTCCCACTACATACTCACCACTTACAACTGGCCATCCTGATGCAGGGGCTTTTTTATCTGCCATGTTTTAGCACCTCCAAATTATAACCCTATCAAACTTAAATTAGTTTTAATAACCAATATTGTAACTAACACAAGGATCGCTAACGTTACCCAGAAACCAAAGAACATTCCCTGGAACATACCGCCGATTTTGTAGGTTCCTTCCCTACCCGGGTATGCCTTCAATGGTGAACATCTTGGGTCAAGTGAGTTTTCAAATGCTTTTGCTAATTTTTCCAATTTATTTATTTCTTCCTCAATAGGATTTAAATCTACAACAAGAACATCCTTCCTCATTTCAGCTATAAGCCCTGAATCCACGTCCATTACAACATTAAGTTCAGGACATACTTTAATTATTTCCATTGTACCACCTTACATTTCCTTCTTAGGTAACTCAGGAGTGTATAATACATCGCAGGCGTCGTTTAATGACTGTTTTACGAATAGACTGTATGATACTACCCAGAATATTCCAGAGACTACAATTGAGATTACGTCTAACTTAGCTATTGAGAATATAAACCATGTTAGTAAACCACATGCTATAGCGAGCATTAAAGTTCTCTTGTGGCTTTCGTTTGGACCTAAACATGCGTTGAATGGGTGCAAGATTGATATACCTGCTGTAATGAATGCCAATCCAATAATTCCGTTATTAACTGCACCATTTATAATTAAGTCTGCTGAAAATCCTCCTGCGAATGCAGTACAGAATCCTAAAATTGCCAAAGCACCCATTAATGATAATTTTGTCATACTTTGAACCATGATAGGAATTTTCATTCCAACAGGATTTACTGTTAATTTACCTACGATAAACCCTATTACAATTGCAGTTGCTGCTGTAACAATAGGTGTAGCTAACTCTGTGATTCCTATTGCTGGAGGTAATAAAACACCAGCCAATGCTGATATTGTACCCATACCTAAACTTACCATACCAATTGATGGAACCCCGGTACCAAGACCGTAAGCAGCTACTTTTCTAGTTGTGTTTGCCCCAGCTACACAAGCTGCTGCAGCCAATAATCCACCTATGAGCATAGCTACTTGTGGCACCATGTGTGCAATGTATATACCTACAAGTGATACTATAGCTCCAATAGCTAAAACTTGTTCTTCTGGATAAAGTTCTGCTGCGTGTCCTCCGCCACCATGACTCATAATTACACCTCAATTTTTTCATGAACAGTTTTTGGATTAGAATCCTAAAGCCATTCCTGCTAATATTGCACCAGTAACTAATGATGAAATGAATGATGCTATAATTCCATTTGGTACTTTTTTGAAGTTAGGATCGTGGAATCCTTCAATTGTACCCCCGATGTTGTAGGATGCAAGAACTGCATTCATGAAGAAGAAACCAATAGCTATAACTCCGGCAACTTCTGAACTAAATCCTAACTGTTTTAAAGCAATGTATGCAAGAGCTCCACCAAGACCTCCAAATGCAGCTCCGATCAATCCACTTACAAAACAAACTGTAGGGATAGCGTGACCTGTTGTACCTGGAGTAATATATGATTTTTGGTAGTCTCCAGTTATTGGGTCTTTTTCACACTTATCTGCTGCAGGAACAACCCCTACACCAAATACATAGATAAGCTGACCGATTAACATTGTAAGAGCTAACATGATCATTGAACCAACGGCTCCTGATAATATAATCATTAACAAGTGAACTGGGTTTGCAAGTGAGATTCCAGCTTGAGAAGCCATTGCTGCTGCGGCCATTAACCCTGTGAAACCAGCACCTGCTGCCAACTGTGTTGTACCAGTACCTACCCCTGTTGAAGTAGCCATTGCTGCTGGAGCACCACCAACTGGGACAAAGTGAACACTTGCGTTAATTACTGCTCCTGCAATTGTAATTTCTGCAAGAGGTATTATTAAGCTTGTAGCATCCATATTATCACCAATATACTTTTGAATTATCTATTTGTGTATGGACCGTATTTGTTTCTAGCATATACCTCGATTTTTCTGTTAGCGTATGCTGCAACACCTACAATTAAAAGTCCTACCAAAATAGCAACTACTGATTTTGTTATTAAATCACTACCTACAATATTTCCAACAATTCCTCTCCATCCATCGAGGAATATGATTAAACCAAAACAGAGACCTGTTAATGGACCACCAAGTCTTGAACAGAAGTATGATGAATCTAAACCGTTTCTTATACCATATTCGGCTTTAATATCGATGTCCCCCTGGTTTGCAACAGGAATACCTCCACCAAATAAATATTTTTGGTATTCTCTTTCAGCACCGTAGTGAACATCCCCTGTAGATGAACCAATAGCACCTACTGTAATACCGAATATTAACGCAATTAATGGTAATGGGAATGGGTTTCCTAACGCTGTACTTGCCAAGTATGCGGCTAGAGCCATACAAAATATTGCAATAAATCCGTGACCTACTATAGGACCAAGGTGCGTTATT
Coding sequences within it:
- the bioD gene encoding dethiobiotin synthase, whose amino-acid sequence is MLFITGTDTGVGKTYVSSILGNILKEKGVNVGYIKPIESGGVEDTTTLKNTLNLDDDLNLINPINLKNPLSPNIAFEVENYNISLDEIKNKIKDSFEILKNKYDFLIVEGAGGVCVPIKDNFLMSDLIKFLELPAVVVSRPNLGTINHTILTIEHLRNKGIEVKGVIINCITDLKDVLYYEKTFETIEKCGGIDIIGIVKNKNDYELDIEKILK
- a CDS encoding DUF362 domain-containing protein; the encoded protein is MEKVYYSTKNDYEELDNKILDLIFNEVDFDNCDKILVKPNILGPYPADRCVTTHWKFLDWVLKYLKNNFDGKIIVGESSGFSTKKSFTVSGLENVCRRHEIPYIAFESDEYIIEKICNHEIRIPKTVQECELIVNLPKLKTHMLMKYTGAVKNLYGCIPGGLKPKLHKYFPKESDFADLLVELYNKITENKNIVTIMDGIWGLEGNGPSNGRPINSRIVIGSKSPIALDMFASYYIGYKMDDILTNKYLKTDFKVINADDNKEVPLESIERMNFKKPDTVVLNSIIPFLPFVSTKLTKMIFSFMIPKPRINKRSCVKCGICEKICPVNAIHNLKIDLKKCIKCYCCHEMCRYNAVKLVRGLF
- a CDS encoding V4R domain-containing protein — protein: MGRGANVMAYMSGRTFGKSLNLKTIDEMIEFAKNYKIGIITVVNKNPLQIRVDECMTCSGLPNMEKPLCYFEGGFIVGCLEGIVNKKVKINETHCIGLGDDFCQFEVSTYPLYIFK
- a CDS encoding YchF/TatD family DNA exonuclease gives rise to the protein MEFKYIDAHCHIEDKSFNKNRDEIVKNAKDNGVEIVTSGASLGGCKRALNFKKEYGIYLTLGFHPGRTKAQDNVVDKVYNLIRENEKELLAVGEVGLDINVQNLDRQKIVFEKFVGLAEELNKPVIIHGRGLEKECFDVLNNRVVSMFHCYSGSINLAKELIENGHYVSLSTLVCFSKDHQNLVENLDLENIVVETDSPYLSPIKGEKNEPKNVIKVVEKIWEIKKEEYSLAEITKIIYDNTKKLYRI
- a CDS encoding DUF749 family protein, with product MTELIASLMTIMSVEEGLKSQVADCIRVRAMCEKRELKDDDIVAIFNVHGTTSYQVFFIDKDTTIEDIKNELNKLGTRLNYDSEEVLKKYIEKMQ
- a CDS encoding DUF2096 family protein, which codes for MKDARGIDKQWVILNELAFKISEERPVPEEVFSRLRIANNVITYYLLDEHASYDSLKDAEAELSRVQGILFGLCDHELAMEYLEKMGKALRNELDVKFPIKKSSFNSEVKSRKDVESIRVKLQKEIQVEILGELSELHGVVFEYSREDEDKVLIDGEKRRVITALKDFSVIWNE
- the mtrH gene encoding tetrahydromethanopterin S-methyltransferase subunit H, which translates into the protein MFKFDKEQMVIEIAGRKFGGQPGEYPTGLSGTIFYARHKIVEDERKGIFDKKAAEDLINKQAEMEDITGNPALVQVFGGNPEALTKYIDFVAEVWDGPMLLDSTSGEARMAAARRATEAGYASQCIYNSINVSIEEAEFQNLVESDLEASIVLCFDPMDPSVEGKLNVLLDGGKTADTGMLELAEKAGIKYPLIDVAVTPLGNGAGPAVRASFAVKAKLGLPVGSGIHNIPSAWDWLREFRKGLREEGLTQLAKDVHHVCDIGANIVQTMGAGDFVLYGPIDNAQLAFPAVAMTDMVIAEAAKELGTAAVDTHPFNKLL
- the mtrG gene encoding tetrahydromethanopterin S-methyltransferase subunit MtrG → MSEIPTVVTPSKDFKKLQEKLSEIDETVENTNAEIVQRLGKKAGRDVGIVYGFIIGFVIVVVLGKILPLFQFIK
- the mtrA gene encoding tetrahydromethanopterin S-methyltransferase subunit A; this encodes MADKKAPASGWPVVSGEYVVGNPESCVGVITLGSHGLDEAAIEAGAALSGPCHTENLGIEKVVANYISNPNIRFMVLCGSEVQGHITGQCFKALHENGIGDDGGIIGAKGAIPFLENVGPDAVERFQRQIVEIVDLIDVEDTGKIAQAIKDCISKDPGAIDEDAVVLDLEGGGGAGEGGDEEGLSIEGIPTVAEPDLEYTKKLLDSLEYKVGLITRDLGLASGVQSQAVEGALLGSLFAVVLIGIPIILKLLLG
- the mtrA gene encoding tetrahydromethanopterin S-methyltransferase subunit A, with protein sequence MADKKAPASGWPVVSGEYVVGNPESCVGVITLGSHGLDEAAIEAGAALSGPCHTENLGIEKVVANYISNPNIRFMVLCGSEVQGHITGQCFKALHENGIGDDGGIIGAKGAIPFLENVGPDAVERFQRQIVEIVDLIDVEDTGKIAQAIKDCISKDPGAIDEDAVVLDLEGGGGGAGDDESTSIKPTSPEVALLETRMRMIYEKINDAALIAKFNSGYYNGKIQGIAIGLFLSLLIFSL
- a CDS encoding tetrahydromethanopterin S-methyltransferase subunit B, with protein sequence MEIIKVCPELNVVMDVDSGLIAEMRKDVLVVDLNPIEEEINKLEKLAKAFENSLDPRCSPLKAYPGREGTYKIGGMFQGMFFGFWVTLAILVLVTILVIKTNLSLIGL
- the mtrC gene encoding tetrahydromethanopterin S-methyltransferase subunit MtrC, yielding MSHGGGGHAAELYPEEQVLAIGAIVSLVGIYIAHMVPQVAMLIGGLLAAAACVAGANTTRKVAAYGLGTGVPSIGMVSLGMGTISALAGVLLPPAIGITELATPIVTAATAIVIGFIVGKLTVNPVGMKIPIMVQSMTKLSLMGALAILGFCTAFAGGFSADLIINGAVNNGIIGLAFITAGISILHPFNACLGPNESHKRTLMLAIACGLLTWFIFSIAKLDVISIVVSGIFWVVSYSLFVKQSLNDACDVLYTPELPKKEM
- the mtrD gene encoding tetrahydromethanopterin S-methyltransferase subunit D, with translation MDATSLIIPLAEITIAGAVINASVHFVPVGGAPAAMATSTGVGTGTTQLAAGAGFTGLMAAAAMASQAGISLANPVHLLMIILSGAVGSMIMLALTMLIGQLIYVFGVGVVPAADKCEKDPITGDYQKSYITPGTTGHAIPTVCFVSGLIGAAFGGLGGALAYIALKQLGFSSEVAGVIAIGFFFMNAVLASYNIGGTIEGFHDPNFKKVPNGIIASFISSLVTGAILAGMALGF
- the mtrE gene encoding tetrahydromethanopterin S-methyltransferase subunit E, whose product is MDPTLITLGALALAGAATTVAGCAEDLESDVGSQSNPNSQVQLGPQMGNIHRYFNKAISGEPVSYGLYVAVAGAVAWALMSTNLNAILALVVGSGVAALVHGAYSVSSYLGRIVGQSKNFGQPVYMDVLITHLGPIVGHGFIAIFCMALAAYLASTALGNPFPLPLIALIFGITVGAIGSSTGDVHYGAEREYQKYLFGGGIPVANQGDIDIKAEYGIRNGLDSSYFCSRLGGPLTGLCFGLIIFLDGWRGIVGNIVGSDLITKSVVAILVGLLIVGVAAYANRKIEVYARNKYGPYTNR